Below is a genomic region from Demequina sp. NBRC 110054.
GACGACGGCCTCGCCGGGACCCGAGCTGACGGTGAGCTCCACGGTGTCTCCCTCGAAGAGCTTCTCGCCCTCCTCGGGGTCCGTGGAGATGACGTTGCCGGCCTCGACGTCCGAGCTCGCCTCCTCGACCACCGTGTTCTCGAGCAGGAGCTCGTCGAGCTGCGCCTGCGCCTCCGCGACGGGGACGCCGACCAGGTCGGGCACAACGATATCCGCCTCAGCCTCGCCGCCGCGCGTGAGCAGGAAGATGATGAGCAGGAGCGCGATGAGCGCCGCTCCGCCGAGAGACGACCACAGGATGATCTTGCGCCTGCGCTCGTCCTCGTCGACGACGAGCTCCTCCTCGTCCTGCACGGCGACCTCGCCGGTGGGAGGCACGGGGGCGGGCATCACGCCCGACTGGTCCCAGGACGACGAAGGCATCACCTGGGTGCCGTCCGCGGTAGGAGCCAGGGCCTCGGTCTCGTCGCCCGACATCGCCGCGGCGGCCACGCCCGCGGCGCCGGCGCCCAGCGCCGCCGAGCCGATGGCGACGGCGCCGGTCGACGGGGAGACGGCTCCGCCGCCCATCACGGCGCGGAGGTCGGCGAGGAACTCCTGCGCCGACGAGTAGCGCTCGTCGCGGTTCTTGGCGAGCGCGCGGGCGACCACCTGGTCGAGCGTCTGCGGGACGTCGGAGGCGAACTGCGACGGGCGCGGAGCCTCCTCGCGCACATGCTGGTAGGCGACCGACACGGGCGAGTCGCCGACGAAGGGCGGGCGGCCGGTGAGCAGCTCGAACAGCAGGCAGCCGGCCGAGTACAGGTCGGAGCGAGCGTCCACGTTCTCGCCGCGCGCCTGCTCGGGGGACAGGTACTGCGCGGTGCCGACGACCGCCGACGTCTGCGTCATCGTCTGGCCCGCGTCGGCGAGCGCGCGGGCGATGCCGAAGTCCATGACCTTGACCGCGCCCGTGGGCGTGAGCATGACGTTCGCGGGCTTGATGTCGCGATGGACGAGGCCCGCATGGTGCGCGTAGTCGAGCGCGGTGAGCACGCCGGACGTGATCTCGACGGCCTCGTCGATCGGCGCGGCGACGTCGCCCTGGAGGATGTCGCGGACGGTGTGTCCCTCGACGTACTCCATCACGATGTAGGGGACCGCCTGCGGCTGACCGGTCTCGCTCTGGATGTGGTCCTCGCCCGTGTCGTACACGGCGACGATCGACGGGTGGTTGAGGCCCGCGGCGGACTGCGCCTCGCGACGGAAGCGCGTCTGGAACGCGGGATCGCGCGCGAGGTCGGCGCGCAGGATCTTGATCGCGACAGTGCGTCCCAGGCGGGTGTCGTAGCCGATGTGCACCTCGGCCATCCCGCCTCGGCCGATGAGGTCGCCGACCTCGTATCGGCCACCCAGGATCTTCGCTTCGTCGTTCATTACTCGTCCTTATGCATTGCTCTGCGCACGCGCACGTCGCCGCCTATTGTGGCATCCTTCGCCTGTCATGCCTGCGGACCCGCCATATCCGGCCGAGGTCGATGGGCCTTCGGGGTGATCGAGGGCGGCAGTCGGCGCCTCGCCTCCGCCGTCTCGCGGGTCTGGGTGTCGGCCATCGGAGCGTGCTCCGTCTCGGTCAGGACGAGGCCCTCGAGCAGCGCCTCGAGCTCCGCGCCGTCGCGCGGACGGCGGCGCGGGTTCTTCTCGAGCACCTTGTAGGTGAGCGCCGCGAGGTCGGGCGAGACGGTGTCCGGCAGCGGCGGCACCTTGTCGTTGACCTGCGCGACGGCGATGTCGACCGCGTTGGCGGCGGTGAAGGGGCGCTTGCCGACCACGGACTCGAACATGATGATGCCGAGCGAGTACACGTCCGATGCCGGGGTCGCCGGCTTGCCGAGTGCGAGCTCGGGCGCGAGGTACTGGGCCGTGCCCATCACCATGCCCGTGGCGGTGAGCGTCGTCTGGTCCTGGCTGCGCGAGACCCCGAAGTCGGTGATCTTCAGCTCGTCGTCGCCGAAGACCAGGAGGTTGCCTGGCTTGATGTCGCGATGCATGATCCCCTCGCCGTGCGCGGCCTGCAGCCCGCGGCACGCCGCGACCATCAGTCGGACGAGCCGGGCCTCGGGGATCGTGCGCTCGCGCTCGAGGATGGTCGACATCGGCTCGCCCTCGACGAGCTCCATCACGAGGTAAGCGGTGCCCTGCTGGTCTCCGTAGTCGAGCACCTGTGCGATGTTGGGGTGCTGGACGCCCGCGGCGTTGCGCGCCTCGTTGGCGAAGCGCCTCAGGAACGTCTCGTTCGCGGCAGAGGCCTCCTTGAGCGTCTTCACCGCGACCTTGCGGCTGAGATCGATGTCCGACGCGCGCCACACCTCGCCCATGCCGCCGACCGCGATCAGTGACTCGAGGACGTACCGCCCTCCGAGAGTCGTGCCGGCGCCGATGTGCATCAGTCGTCGCCTCCGCTCAGCGCGGCCTGGAGCACCTGCTTGCCGATCGGTGCCGCGACCGAGCCGCCGGTCGCGCCGACCCCGCCGTCCTCGACGAGCACCGCGATCGCGATCTCGGGATCGTCGGCGGGCGCGAAGGCGACGAACCACGTGTAGGGCGGGTCGTCGGTGCCCGTCTCGGCCGTGCCGGTCTTGCCCGCGATCTCGACTCCGGAGATCTGGGCGCTGCGTCCCGAGCCGTCCTCGACGACCGAGATCATCATGTCGGTGAGCGCGGAGGCGGTGTCCGAGCTGAACGGCGTCGAGAACACCGACTGCTCGGTCGTGTCGATGACCTGGAGCGAGTTCGAGCGCACCGAGTCGACGAGGTAGGGGGTCATGAGCTCGCCGTCGTTCGCGATCGCGGCCGCGACCATCGCCATCTGGATCGGCGTGGAGCGGACGTCGAACTGGCCGATCGAGCTCTGCGCGGTCTGCGGCTCGTTCGGGTCGTCGGGGAGCTGGGACGACGCGGTGGTGAGCGGCACGTCGATCGACTGCTCGAAGCCCAGGTCGATCGCCATGTCCTCGATCGCGTCCCACCCGAGGTCCATGCCCAGGTTCGCGAAGGCCGTGTTGCACGACACCCTGAGGGCGTCGGAGAGCGTCGTGTTGCCATCGGCATCCGTGTCGCATGACGAGCCGCCGTAGTTGCTCAGCGTCGCCGACGTCTGCGGAAGCTCGAGGACCTTCGGAGCCTCGATGAGGCTGTCCTCGTCGTAGCCGTCCTCGAGCGCGGCGGCGGCCACCACGAGCTTGAACACCGAGCCGGGCGGGTAGGTCTGCGCGATCGCCCGGTTCAGCATCGGCTGATCCTCGTCGCCTACGAGCTCCGCATACGCCTCGTTGACCTCGCTCGTCGAGTGCGAGGCGAGCAGGTTCGGGTCGTACGACGGCGTGGAGACCATCGCCTTGATGGCGCCGGTGCTGGGATCGAGCGCGACGACTGCCCCCGCGTGGTCTCCCAGGGCGTCGTAGGCGGCCTGCTGGAGGTCGGCGTCGATCGTCGTCTCGACCGACGCTCCCTGCTGCTCCTCGCCCGCGAACAGGTCGCCGAGCCTGGACCAGAACAGCGCGTCGGAGGTGCCGTTGAGCAGGGTGTTCTCGGACTGCTCGAGCCCGGTCCTGCCATAGACGATCGAGTAGAAGCCGGTGATCGGCGCATACACGGGGCCGAGTGAGTACGTGCGCTGGAAGCCGTACGAGTCGTCGACCTCCTTCGAGGACGCGACGGACTCGCCATCGACGACGATCGGGCCGCGGTACGTGCCGTACTCCCGGTAGAGCGTGCGCACGTTGCGCGGGTCGTCGTTGAGGCTGCCCGCGTTCAGCACCTGGATCCAGGTGGCGGTGCCCATGAGCGCCATGAAGAGGATGAGGGCGACGACGGAGAGGCGCCGGATCGGGTCGTTCACTGGTGCGGCGCCTCCTCGAGGTCAGGCCGAGGACGACGCGGGGCGCTCTCGTCGACCTTCGGGGTGGCGCTCGCGGCAGGCTGCCGCGCCTGATCGGAGATGCGCAGGATGAGGGCGACGACGATCCAGTTCGCGAGCATCGACGAGCCGCCGTACGCGAGGAACGGCGTGGTGAGACCCGTGAGCGGGATGAGGCGCGTGACGCCGCCGACGATGATGAAGACCTGGAGGGTGATCGCGAAGCCGAGTCCCGCGGACAGCAGCTTCCCGAAGCCGTCGCGGACGCCGATCGCGGTGCGCATCGCGCGCTGCACGAGGATCACGTACAGCGTGAGGATCGCCATGAGACCGGTGAGTCCGAGCTCCTCGCCGAGCGACGCGATGATGAAGTCCGACTCGGCGTAGGGCACGAGGTCGGGGCGGCCGTTTCCGAGCCCCGTGCCGAACAGGCCGCCGGAGGCCATTCCGAAGAGCCCGCGGACGAGCTGCTCGGAGCGGCCCGAGGAGTAGACCTCGGCGTCGAGCGCGTGGAGCCACGCGTCGTAGCGCGCGCCGACGTGGCTGAACAGGACGCCGGCTGCGACGGCCCCGACGATGAACAGCGCGACGCCGATGACGACCCAGCTGATCCGCTCGGTCGCGATGTAGACCATCCCGATGAAGATGCCGAAGAACAGCAGCGCGGCGCCGAGGTCGCGCTGGTTGATCATGATGAGCAGGGCCGCGGCGAACATGATGGCGAGCGGCCCCATGTCGCGCACCCGCGGCAGCCGCATCCCGAGGAACTTGGGGCCCGCGAGGGCGAGCGCGTCGCGGTTGGTCTGGAGGTAGCCGGCGAAGAAGATGACGAGGAGGATCTTCGCGAACTCTCCCGGCTGCAGCGAGTGGCCTGCGACGCCGATCCAGATCTTGGCTCCGTTGATCTCCTTGCCGAGGCCCGGCACCGCGGGCAGGAGGTACAGGATGATGCCGAGGATTCCCGCGGTGTACGTGAAGCGGCGCAGCACGCGATGGTCGCGGATGACGATGAGGACGACGATGAAGGCGAGCGCCCCGAGCAGCGCCCAGCCGATCTGGGTCTGGCCGAAGTCGGTCTCCCGTCCCCGGGCCGCGTACGCGAAGTCGATGCGCCGGATCTCGGCGAGCGAGACCCCGATGAGGCCGGTGACGACCGGCACGACCACCTGGTCCGAGTGCGGGGCGAAGATCCGCAGCACGATGTGCAGCAGCGCCAGCGCGCCCGCGAATCCGGCCGCGTACCAGGCGAGCTCGTCGAGCTCGAGGAAGTCCGCGTGGTAGTCGACGAGTCCCCGCGCGAGCACGGCGAGGGCCCAGGACAGCAGCAGGAGCCACCCCTCGGAGCGCCTCCCGCGATGGACTCTCAGCTCGGAGACGGTCGCCATCAGCTGGTCGACTCCAGCGCCGTCACGACAGCCTGTGCATCCGACAGGCTCTGCCTGCGGATCGCTCCCTCGATGCGCTCCCGCTGGTACTGGGCCAAGTCATCGAGGGAGATGTCGGTGGTCTCGACGAGCGTGTGGAGGCTGACGAGCGGAAGGTCCTCGGGGATGCCCTGATAGATCGCGACGTAGCCATCGGACTCTCCGACGTAGTACTGCTGCTGCGTCCACACGTAGCCGGCGTACGCGCCGCCCGCGACGACCGCGAGGGTGATGAGCGGCAGGAGCCACGCCTTCCACAGGTTCCAGCGCTCGGACCAGCGTGAGGGCTCATCGTCGTCGTCCTGCGGCTCGACGGGCGAGAGCCGGGCCGCCTTGGCCGCGGCGCCCGTGCCGCCGCTCGACGGCTTGTGGCGGTCGCGCGCAGCGGATCCGACGATCTGGGACTGGGTCGACGGTCCCTGCCCGCGCGGGAGGGAGTCGATGTCGACGACGTCGGCGACGATGCACGTGACGTTGTCGGGGGCGCCCGCGGCGAGGGCAAGGCCGACGAGCGCGTCGGCGCAGTCGCCCGGATCCTCGATCTCCGCGAGCGTCTCCTCGAGCGTCGCGCGGCTCACGACGCCCGAGAGCCCGTCCGAGCACAGCATCCAGCGGTCGCCTGGTCGGGTCTCGCGCACCGAGATGTCGACCGGGACGTCGGCGTCGATGTCGCCCAGCACCCTCAGCAGCATCGAGCGCTTGGGGTGGTGCTCCGCCTCGGCGGCGCTGAGCCTGCCGGTGTCCACGAGGTGCTGGACGAACGAGTGGTCGGTGGTCACCTGATCGAGCGAGCCGTCGCGCAGGAGGTAGGCGCGCGAGTCGCCGATGTGGGCCATGTGGAGCGTCGCGCCCGCGCGCAGCAGCGCGGTGACGGTGGTGCCCAGGCCGGACAGCTCGGGATCGTTGTCCGCACGCGCGACGATCTCCGCGTGCGCGTCGGCGATCGAGTTCTTGAGCTCCTCGAGCGCCTCGTCCGGGCCGTGCGCCTCTCCGTCCAGGGCGGCGAGTCTGCCGACCGCGATCGACGAGGCGATGTCGCCGCCGGCGGCGCCGCCCATGCCGTCCGCGACGACGAGCAGCTGGGGCCCCGCGTACGCGGAGTCCTGGTTGTTGGCGCGCACGAGGCCCACGTCGGAGCGCGCGGCGAAGTTGAAGGCGATGTACACGCCTCAGCTCCTGAGCTCGAGGGTGGTCGCGCCGATCCGGATGACGTCGCCAGGTCGGAACGGGACGGGATCGTCCACGCGCTGGTTGCCGAGGAACGTGCCGTTCGTCGAGCCGAGGTCCTCGACCTTCCAGATGCCGTCCTCGGGGAAGATGCGGCAGTGCCGCGAGGAGCAGTAGTCGTCCTCGATCACGAGGGTGCACATCGCCGCGCGTCCCACGAGGATCGGCGCGGAGCCGAGGGGGACGGTCGCGCCCTTGAGCGGTCCCGCGGTCACCGCGAGCAGCGCCGCGGTGCGCTCCTTCGTGGACACCGCGCCGGTGCGCACGCCCGTGCCCGCGCGCGAGGGGGCGGCGCTCTTCTGGGCGCGCGCGTCCTCGCGCGGCTTGGCGGTCCGGCCTCGGCCGCGAGTCACCACCCTGGTGCCGTACAGGTCCGAGCGGAGCACCGCGATCGCGGTCAGCACGAGCGACCACAGCAGGAGCAGGAAGCCCAGGCGGAGCAGGGTGATCGACAGCTGGCTCATCGAATCAGAGGTCCTCGTCCGCCGGGACCGCGTCCCAGTACATGATCGTCGTCCGCCCGATCGTGACGACGTTGCCGTCGAGCAGCGTCGCCTCCTTGACCCGCTGATCCTCGACGAACGTACCGTTCGTCGAGCCCAGGTCGGTGAGGATCGTGCCGTGCTCGGTCACCTCGAGCCGCACATGCGTCCGGCTGACGCCTGTGTCGTCGATGACGATGTCGGCCTCGCTGCCGCGTCCCAGCACGGTCGAGGCGCCCGTGAGGTAGTACCGCTGACCGTCGACGTCGAGGAGCGGATAGCGCGACTGGGGGTTGCGGGTCGTGGCCGGCGCGACGGGGCCGCGCGTCGTGCGCGAGCTGACCGCGTAGCGGCCCGTCGCGAGCGACTCGTCCTCGGTGAAGGACACCGTGACGCTCCCGACGAGGCTGTAGGCCTGGCGCGCGGCGTGCTGCTGGACGGCCTCCTCGAGCTCGTGGGCGAGCGCCTCGTCCCCCCAGCTCACCACGGTCTCGTGGTCGGCTGGGCTCAGCGTGAGCACGTACTCGTTGGGCGCGACGGTGCGACCGCGGTCGACTGCCGCGGCCCGGTTGTCGCACTCGCGCTTGAGCGCGGCGGCGAGCTCCACCGGCTTGATGCCCGAACGGAACGTCTTCGCGAACGCGTTCTGCATCACGTTCTCCACGCCCTTCTCGAAGCGATCCAGCACACCCATGCGTGAATCGTAACGTGAGGTACGGCGCCGATGAGCGACCCTTCCCCAGGGGATGTCAGGCGGGACGGGACGATGCGGGGGTCACCGACCCCACTTCAGACGGCTCGGGCTGCGCTCAGGCAGCGACGAGCGGCGCGCGCAGCGGCCACTCGTGGCCGTCGAGCACGACCTGCGCCGCGTTGCCCGTCGTCGGGTCGACGACGATCGGTGCGAGCAGGTTGACCGTGGTCGCCCGGTCCTCGCCGGGGTTCACGATCGCGAGGAGCGTGGGGTCGACCTCGTCGGCCATGCCGAGCGCGTCGCGCACCTCGCGCGACACGGCCGGGCCGTACGCGGGGAAGTAGACGCTCGGTGAGACCGCGAAGAGGCGGACCCCGTCGGCCTGAGCGCTGCGGAGGGTGAAGAGGTAGCCGAACTCGTCGATCGCGGCGAGCCGGAACGTCGTGAGCGGTGCCATCCCGGGCGGTGACTCGATGAAGGTGAGCACGTCGGGCAGCTGCCGCATGGACGCGCGCTCGGAGTCGAGGGCGATATCGATCGTTGTCATCGGAGGTAGTCCATCAGGGTCGGTTGGAGGACCTTCGCGGCCGCGCCGAGCGCGCCCTCGTAGGCGACCTCCTGCATGGAGAGCTCGAGGACCGCCTCCGCGAGGTCGATGTCCTCGATGTCGGAGACGCTTGAGCCGAGGTTCTGGATCGTGAGCTCGAGCGAGGACTGGGCATCGGTCACCTGCTTGTAGCGGATTCCGACGTCGGACAGCGTGGTCAGCATGTTGTTCATCGCGTCGTCGATCTCATCGAGGCGCGTCGTCACCTCGACTCCGCTCCGCAGGTCCGCGGCGATGTCGTCGAGAAGCTGGAAGACGGAGGTCGCTCCGTTGCCGTAAGCGGATGCGCCCTCGGCATCGACCTGAACGGTGGCGTTCTCGCC
It encodes:
- a CDS encoding PP2C family serine/threonine-protein phosphatase, translated to MYIAFNFAARSDVGLVRANNQDSAYAGPQLLVVADGMGGAAGGDIASSIAVGRLAALDGEAHGPDEALEELKNSIADAHAEIVARADNDPELSGLGTTVTALLRAGATLHMAHIGDSRAYLLRDGSLDQVTTDHSFVQHLVDTGRLSAAEAEHHPKRSMLLRVLGDIDADVPVDISVRETRPGDRWMLCSDGLSGVVSRATLEETLAEIEDPGDCADALVGLALAAGAPDNVTCIVADVVDIDSLPRGQGPSTQSQIVGSAARDRHKPSSGGTGAAAKAARLSPVEPQDDDDEPSRWSERWNLWKAWLLPLITLAVVAGGAYAGYVWTQQQYYVGESDGYVAIYQGIPEDLPLVSLHTLVETTDISLDDLAQYQRERIEGAIRRQSLSDAQAVVTALESTS
- a CDS encoding FtsW/RodA/SpoVE family cell cycle protein, yielding MATVSELRVHRGRRSEGWLLLLSWALAVLARGLVDYHADFLELDELAWYAAGFAGALALLHIVLRIFAPHSDQVVVPVVTGLIGVSLAEIRRIDFAYAARGRETDFGQTQIGWALLGALAFIVVLIVIRDHRVLRRFTYTAGILGIILYLLPAVPGLGKEINGAKIWIGVAGHSLQPGEFAKILLVIFFAGYLQTNRDALALAGPKFLGMRLPRVRDMGPLAIMFAAALLIMINQRDLGAALLFFGIFIGMVYIATERISWVVIGVALFIVGAVAAGVLFSHVGARYDAWLHALDAEVYSSGRSEQLVRGLFGMASGGLFGTGLGNGRPDLVPYAESDFIIASLGEELGLTGLMAILTLYVILVQRAMRTAIGVRDGFGKLLSAGLGFAITLQVFIIVGGVTRLIPLTGLTTPFLAYGGSSMLANWIVVALILRISDQARQPAASATPKVDESAPRRPRPDLEEAPHQ
- a CDS encoding serine/threonine-protein kinase, giving the protein MHIGAGTTLGGRYVLESLIAVGGMGEVWRASDIDLSRKVAVKTLKEASAANETFLRRFANEARNAAGVQHPNIAQVLDYGDQQGTAYLVMELVEGEPMSTILERERTIPEARLVRLMVAACRGLQAAHGEGIMHRDIKPGNLLVFGDDELKITDFGVSRSQDQTTLTATGMVMGTAQYLAPELALGKPATPASDVYSLGIIMFESVVGKRPFTAANAVDIAVAQVNDKVPPLPDTVSPDLAALTYKVLEKNPRRRPRDGAELEALLEGLVLTETEHAPMADTQTRETAEARRRLPPSITPKAHRPRPDMAGPQA
- a CDS encoding penicillin-binding protein 2 → MNDPIRRLSVVALILFMALMGTATWIQVLNAGSLNDDPRNVRTLYREYGTYRGPIVVDGESVASSKEVDDSYGFQRTYSLGPVYAPITGFYSIVYGRTGLEQSENTLLNGTSDALFWSRLGDLFAGEEQQGASVETTIDADLQQAAYDALGDHAGAVVALDPSTGAIKAMVSTPSYDPNLLASHSTSEVNEAYAELVGDEDQPMLNRAIAQTYPPGSVFKLVVAAAALEDGYDEDSLIEAPKVLELPQTSATLSNYGGSSCDTDADGNTTLSDALRVSCNTAFANLGMDLGWDAIEDMAIDLGFEQSIDVPLTTASSQLPDDPNEPQTAQSSIGQFDVRSTPIQMAMVAAAIANDGELMTPYLVDSVRSNSLQVIDTTEQSVFSTPFSSDTASALTDMMISVVEDGSGRSAQISGVEIAGKTGTAETGTDDPPYTWFVAFAPADDPEIAIAVLVEDGGVGATGGSVAAPIGKQVLQAALSGGDD
- the fliW gene encoding flagellar assembly protein FliW is translated as MTTIDIALDSERASMRQLPDVLTFIESPPGMAPLTTFRLAAIDEFGYLFTLRSAQADGVRLFAVSPSVYFPAYGPAVSREVRDALGMADEVDPTLLAIVNPGEDRATTVNLLAPIVVDPTTGNAAQVVLDGHEWPLRAPLVAA
- a CDS encoding FHA domain-containing protein, yielding MSQLSITLLRLGFLLLLWSLVLTAIAVLRSDLYGTRVVTRGRGRTAKPREDARAQKSAAPSRAGTGVRTGAVSTKERTAALLAVTAGPLKGATVPLGSAPILVGRAAMCTLVIEDDYCSSRHCRIFPEDGIWKVEDLGSTNGTFLGNQRVDDPVPFRPGDVIRIGATTLELRS
- the pknB gene encoding Stk1 family PASTA domain-containing Ser/Thr kinase, whose protein sequence is MNDEAKILGGRYEVGDLIGRGGMAEVHIGYDTRLGRTVAIKILRADLARDPAFQTRFRREAQSAAGLNHPSIVAVYDTGEDHIQSETGQPQAVPYIVMEYVEGHTVRDILQGDVAAPIDEAVEITSGVLTALDYAHHAGLVHRDIKPANVMLTPTGAVKVMDFGIARALADAGQTMTQTSAVVGTAQYLSPEQARGENVDARSDLYSAGCLLFELLTGRPPFVGDSPVSVAYQHVREEAPRPSQFASDVPQTLDQVVARALAKNRDERYSSAQEFLADLRAVMGGGAVSPSTGAVAIGSAALGAGAAGVAAAAMSGDETEALAPTADGTQVMPSSSWDQSGVMPAPVPPTGEVAVQDEEELVVDEDERRRKIILWSSLGGAALIALLLIIFLLTRGGEAEADIVVPDLVGVPVAEAQAQLDELLLENTVVEEASSDVEAGNVISTDPEEGEKLFEGDTVELTVSSGPGEAVVPDVRGLTEEEAIAELEDAGLELGSIDDTEHDKDLVEGQVARTEPVADTEVEAGTEVDLFIADGRIELPDLTGDTEEAARQNISALGLSVVVTEVETEDEDAGTVLSQDPTPGLVSVGSEVTIEVAVEPSTREVPNVAGQSQVQATSTLQNAGFDVSVTEEYSDSVASGSVISQNPSGGTQVAPGTTVVLTISLGAEPDPDPTTTAPDPAVTATAGP
- a CDS encoding DUF3662 and FHA domain-containing protein, with amino-acid sequence MGVLDRFEKGVENVMQNAFAKTFRSGIKPVELAAALKRECDNRAAAVDRGRTVAPNEYVLTLSPADHETVVSWGDEALAHELEEAVQQHAARQAYSLVGSVTVSFTEDESLATGRYAVSSRTTRGPVAPATTRNPQSRYPLLDVDGQRYYLTGASTVLGRGSEADIVIDDTGVSRTHVRLEVTEHGTILTDLGSTNGTFVEDQRVKEATLLDGNVVTIGRTTIMYWDAVPADEDL